From the Lysobacterales bacterium genome, one window contains:
- the rlmD gene encoding 23S rRNA (uracil(1939)-C(5))-methyltransferase RlmD: MQLDIQNFTHDGRGVARVEGKAVFVTGALVGERVIAKLTAKHRQFDEAEVVEVLQASPDRVVPGCAHFGVCGGCALQHLAPAAQIAAKQQTLLDNLGRIGDVTPKRILEPLQGDAWGYRRRGRLSVRHVEKKGRVLVGFRETNGKFVADLQRCPVVLPAIGERLTAIAELLASMDAVREIPQIEFACGDALTVLVFRHLQPLSAGDLAKLQAFAQREQLAVMLQPKGPESLHALWPEQIELYFDIPRFDLRLDFDALDFIQVNAAINARMIDHALGLLAVQPDESILDLFCGLGNFTLPLARVAKSVVGVEGDHALVARARRNAERNGIGNAEFFMADLAENQRDAAWAKRHYDRVLLDPARAGADKLIEWFPFKQVKRVVYVSCHPASLARDAGLLVREHGFKLKAAGVMDMFPHTAHVESIAMFER; this comes from the coding sequence ATGCAGCTCGACATCCAGAACTTCACCCACGACGGCCGCGGCGTTGCGCGCGTCGAAGGCAAGGCGGTCTTCGTGACCGGCGCCCTCGTCGGCGAGCGCGTGATCGCGAAGCTCACCGCCAAGCATCGCCAGTTCGATGAAGCCGAAGTCGTCGAGGTCCTGCAGGCGTCTCCCGATCGTGTGGTGCCGGGATGCGCCCATTTCGGCGTCTGTGGCGGCTGTGCGCTGCAACATCTCGCCCCGGCGGCGCAGATCGCGGCGAAGCAGCAGACCTTGCTCGACAACCTCGGCCGAATCGGTGATGTCACTCCGAAACGCATCCTCGAACCCCTGCAGGGTGACGCCTGGGGTTACCGTCGCCGTGGTCGACTGTCGGTGCGCCATGTCGAGAAGAAGGGACGTGTGCTGGTCGGTTTCCGCGAGACCAATGGCAAGTTCGTGGCCGACCTCCAACGTTGCCCGGTCGTGTTGCCGGCGATCGGCGAACGCCTGACCGCAATCGCCGAACTACTGGCCTCGATGGATGCCGTGCGCGAGATTCCGCAGATCGAGTTCGCCTGTGGCGACGCGCTCACGGTGCTGGTGTTCCGTCATTTGCAGCCGTTGTCGGCGGGTGATCTCGCCAAACTCCAGGCATTCGCGCAGCGCGAACAACTCGCGGTGATGCTGCAGCCAAAGGGGCCGGAGTCGTTGCACGCACTGTGGCCGGAGCAGATCGAGTTGTACTTCGACATTCCGCGCTTCGACCTGCGCCTCGACTTCGATGCGCTGGATTTCATCCAGGTCAATGCCGCGATCAATGCGCGCATGATCGACCATGCTCTGGGCCTGCTTGCCGTGCAACCGGATGAATCGATCTTGGATCTTTTCTGCGGTCTCGGCAATTTCACGTTGCCGCTGGCGCGTGTGGCGAAGTCGGTCGTTGGTGTCGAGGGCGACCACGCGCTGGTCGCTCGGGCGCGGCGCAATGCCGAACGCAACGGCATCGGCAATGCCGAGTTCTTCATGGCCGATCTGGCCGAGAACCAGCGTGACGCGGCCTGGGCGAAACGTCACTATGACCGCGTCCTGCTCGATCCGGCACGCGCCGGGGCCGACAAGCTGATCGAATGGTTCCCGTTCAAGCAGGTGAAGCGGGTCGTCTACGTGTCCTGTCATCCGGCGTCGCTGGCACGGGATGCCGGCCTGCTCGTGCGAGAACATGGCTTCAAGCTCAAGGCGGCGGGCGTGATGGACATGTTCCCACACACCGCCCATGTCGAATCCATCGCCATGTTCGAGCGTTGA
- a CDS encoding response regulator, with protein sequence MSLQILLIDDDPIVREVVSSQLQALGHAVAVAATAAMALEAAKTGSFDALLIDQRLDGEDGSTLLPALREIEGIRRARLIAISAELDDQRADDLLAIGFDSALEKPIAIEQLHGALSGHSRSATPGLDDAAAMTIWGNMDTVRTLRSMLRDELPVYRGMLEAAASVRDEHALRESLHRMKSSAGFCGALPLTRFIDETRQTPIVWHDLLDRYDQACAVLMPDLKAALAT encoded by the coding sequence ATGAGTCTGCAGATCCTGCTGATCGACGATGATCCGATCGTCCGTGAAGTCGTGTCATCGCAACTGCAAGCCCTGGGCCATGCCGTCGCTGTTGCAGCGACCGCCGCGATGGCGCTGGAAGCAGCGAAAACGGGCAGCTTCGACGCCCTGCTGATCGACCAGCGACTCGATGGAGAGGACGGCAGCACCCTGTTGCCGGCCCTGCGCGAGATCGAAGGCATCCGCAGGGCACGCCTGATCGCCATCAGCGCAGAATTGGATGATCAACGCGCGGACGACTTACTAGCCATCGGTTTCGATTCGGCGCTGGAGAAGCCCATCGCGATCGAGCAATTGCACGGCGCCTTGTCGGGTCACTCCAGATCAGCCACCCCCGGCCTCGATGATGCGGCCGCAATGACGATCTGGGGCAACATGGATACCGTTCGCACACTGCGCAGCATGCTGCGCGACGAGCTGCCGGTGTATCGCGGCATGCTCGAGGCTGCGGCTTCAGTCCGCGACGAGCATGCGTTGCGCGAATCCCTGCATCGAATGAAGTCCTCGGCCGGATTCTGCGGCGCGTTGCCGTTGACGCGATTCATCGACGAGACGCGACAAACCCCCATCGTCTGGCACGACCTGCTCGATCGCTACGATCAGGCCTGCGCCGTGCTCATGCCCGATCTGAAGGCGGCACTGGCGACCTGA
- the recO gene encoding DNA repair protein RecO has protein sequence MAERVERQLAYVLHQRAYRETSAILELFTRDHGRVAVVARGLRAAKPRFSRGNLRALQPIECAWLHQGELGQLTAAEAAGLPLVLNGSRLQSALYLNELLVRMLQRHDPQAALFEAYARLLPQLSANANALGFQLRRFEMQLLSELGYGIDFAVDTSTQMPVVPRGRYRVMPEHGVISARHLEVDTISGAALLALSSGEQPDPVALRELRRMMRALLLHHLGGRGLNAWRVLRSPVPPSDRA, from the coding sequence ATGGCCGAGCGCGTCGAGCGGCAGCTGGCCTACGTGCTGCATCAGCGCGCCTACCGCGAAACAAGTGCCATCCTCGAGTTGTTCACGCGAGATCATGGCCGCGTCGCCGTCGTTGCGCGCGGATTGCGAGCTGCGAAACCGCGCTTTTCACGAGGCAACCTGCGTGCCCTGCAGCCGATCGAATGCGCCTGGCTGCACCAGGGCGAGTTGGGCCAGCTGACCGCGGCCGAGGCAGCCGGGTTGCCCCTGGTCCTGAACGGATCCCGGTTGCAATCAGCGCTGTATCTCAACGAATTGCTCGTGCGGATGTTGCAACGTCACGATCCGCAAGCGGCGCTGTTCGAGGCTTATGCACGCTTGTTGCCGCAATTGTCCGCGAATGCCAATGCGCTTGGATTTCAATTGCGTCGTTTCGAAATGCAGCTGCTGTCCGAGCTTGGCTACGGCATCGACTTTGCAGTCGACACTTCGACGCAGATGCCGGTCGTGCCGCGCGGGCGGTATCGGGTAATGCCGGAACACGGCGTGATCAGTGCACGACATCTGGAGGTCGACACGATCTCCGGCGCCGCCTTGCTGGCGTTGTCATCGGGCGAGCAGCCGGATCCCGTGGCATTGCGCGAATTGCGCCGGATGATGCGTGCATTGCTCCTGCACCATCTCGGCGGACGCGGCCTGAATGCCTGGCGGGTGCTCAGGTCGCCAGTGCCGCCTTCAGATCGGGCATGA
- the rpoE gene encoding RNA polymerase sigma factor RpoE, with protein sequence MSEADADLELVRRVQAGQKNAFDPLVRKYQHKVFAIILRYVHNHAEAQDVAQDTFLRAYRALANFRGESAFYTWLYTIATNTAKNHLVSMGRRPPSDDIQIDDAAQFESAMRLRDPATPEREMMRQEIEKAVTTAVDKLPEELRQAITLREVDGLSYEEIAQVMNCPIGTVRSRIFRARDAIDQNLRPLLDGRDTGLEAS encoded by the coding sequence ATGAGCGAGGCCGACGCCGATCTGGAACTGGTACGCCGGGTCCAGGCCGGACAGAAGAACGCCTTCGATCCGCTGGTGCGCAAATACCAGCACAAGGTGTTCGCGATCATCCTGCGCTACGTGCACAACCACGCGGAAGCGCAGGACGTCGCCCAGGACACGTTCCTGCGGGCCTACCGTGCCCTGGCAAATTTCCGCGGCGAAAGCGCGTTCTACACATGGCTTTACACGATCGCGACCAATACCGCGAAGAACCATCTGGTCTCGATGGGCCGTCGGCCGCCGAGTGACGACATCCAGATCGACGATGCGGCCCAGTTTGAGAGCGCGATGCGCTTGCGCGATCCGGCGACGCCGGAGCGCGAGATGATGCGCCAGGAAATCGAAAAGGCGGTCACGACGGCGGTCGATAAATTGCCGGAGGAATTGCGACAGGCGATCACGCTGCGCGAGGTGGATGGCCTGAGTTACGAAGAGATCGCGCAAGTCATGAATTGTCCGATCGGTACCGTGCGTTCCCGCATCTTCCGTGCGCGCGATGCCATCGACCAGAACCTGCGGCCGCTGCTGGATGGCCGCGATACCGGATTGGAAGCGTCATGA
- a CDS encoding CYTH domain-containing protein, which translates to MGVEIERKFLVRGNAWREQVTRRIVMDQGYLGGDRCSVRVRLEGDAAMLNIKSREAGARRLEFEYPLPLADAQDLLEQLSGPRVTKTRHHVTVDAALFEIDEFAGANGGLIVAEIELDAVDATFPRPEWLGREITHEIRFYNLRLAESPFSEWPDRDALIKEIAC; encoded by the coding sequence ATGGGCGTCGAGATCGAACGCAAGTTCCTGGTGCGCGGCAATGCGTGGCGCGAACAGGTCACGCGCCGCATCGTGATGGACCAGGGCTATCTCGGCGGCGATCGCTGCTCGGTACGAGTGCGCCTGGAGGGCGATGCCGCGATGCTCAACATCAAGTCGCGCGAAGCCGGCGCACGCCGCCTCGAGTTCGAGTATCCGTTGCCGCTCGCGGACGCGCAGGACTTGCTTGAGCAGCTGTCCGGTCCGCGCGTCACCAAGACGCGGCATCATGTCACCGTCGATGCTGCGTTGTTCGAGATCGACGAATTCGCGGGTGCGAATGGTGGCTTGATCGTGGCGGAAATCGAGCTGGATGCGGTCGACGCAACTTTCCCCCGTCCCGAGTGGCTCGGTCGCGAAATCACCCACGAGATTCGCTTCTACAATCTGCGTCTGGCCGAATCGCCGTTCTCCGAGTGGCCGGATCGCGACGCATTGATCAAGGAAATCGCATGCTGA
- the era gene encoding GTPase Era: MTEHRFATVAVVGRPNVGKSTLLNALVGFSLSIVAPKPQTTRHRLLGVLTRDDVQFAFLDTPGIHRAQARALNKMLNRTAFSALEEADIVLWLLDAMRRTDEDELVAERLKGRKVPVVIALNKADKIADKTKLLPMIAELQQLYSPDAIVPISALKNSGTEQLIKVLAGLAPVGDAQFDAEDITDRSERFLAAERVREQLILQLHDELPYATNVEIERWEQEGDVVKIGAVIWVERDAQKAIVIGAGGAQLKAIGTRARKVLEKLLDARVHLETWVRVRENWSDDERALKRMGIDQA; encoded by the coding sequence ATGACCGAACATCGTTTCGCCACCGTTGCCGTGGTGGGTCGCCCCAACGTCGGCAAGTCGACGCTGTTGAACGCCCTGGTCGGCTTTTCGCTCAGCATCGTCGCGCCGAAACCGCAGACGACGCGCCATCGATTGCTCGGTGTGCTGACCCGCGACGATGTGCAGTTTGCCTTCCTCGACACGCCTGGCATCCATCGAGCGCAGGCGCGAGCCCTGAACAAGATGCTCAATCGAACCGCGTTTTCGGCGCTGGAAGAGGCCGATATCGTGCTGTGGCTGTTGGATGCGATGCGCCGTACCGACGAGGACGAGCTGGTCGCTGAGCGACTGAAAGGTCGCAAGGTGCCGGTCGTGATCGCGTTGAACAAGGCCGACAAGATTGCCGACAAGACGAAATTGCTGCCGATGATCGCCGAACTCCAGCAGTTGTACTCGCCGGATGCGATCGTGCCGATTTCGGCGCTGAAGAATTCCGGTACCGAACAGTTGATCAAGGTGCTGGCCGGGCTTGCGCCGGTGGGAGATGCGCAGTTCGATGCCGAAGACATCACTGATCGCAGCGAACGATTCCTTGCCGCCGAGCGCGTGCGAGAACAACTGATCCTGCAACTCCACGACGAGTTGCCCTATGCGACCAATGTCGAGATCGAGCGTTGGGAACAGGAAGGCGATGTGGTCAAGATCGGGGCGGTGATCTGGGTCGAGCGCGACGCGCAGAAGGCGATCGTGATCGGTGCCGGTGGTGCCCAGCTCAAGGCCATCGGTACGCGGGCGCGAAAGGTTCTGGAGAAGTTGCTGGATGCTCGGGTCCATCTGGAGACCTGGGTGCGCGTACGCGAAAACTGGTCGGACGACGAACGTGCCTTGAAGCGCATGGGCATCGACCAGGCCTGA
- a CDS encoding DegQ family serine endoprotease, producing the protein MLKRCLQIAVFVAAIAVSPLRAQALPDFTQLVERNAPAVVNITARKNAPDVNDPSQLSEEEVPEIFRRFFGDPRQMPNPGGGERVSGGSGFVISADGYLMTNHHVVDGADEVTVRLKDRREFKAKVIGSDQQSDVALLKIEASGLTAATLGDSSKLKPGQWVVAIGSPYNLDFSVTAGIVSAVGRNLGDDQRYVPFIQNDAAINRGNSGGPLFNLDGQVVGINSQIFSNTGGSIGLSFAIPIDYANKVVAQLRSKGKVSRGYLGVGLNEIDATKAKAFGLSRVTGALVAQVNADTPAVRAGLKEGDVIVSVDGQKIERSGDLPPIIGATAPGTKVTLGIVRDGKPMTVPLVVGELPADLTAGGGRGTGPEAEPVKGDALGLNVRELSADEREQSGIDNGVLVENVTGSGARRIGLRPGDVVIMVGRKRVNSVADFKAAAAAIPKGESAMLLVRRGGSNSFIALPPEE; encoded by the coding sequence ATGTTGAAGCGTTGTCTGCAGATCGCCGTGTTCGTCGCGGCCATTGCAGTGTCCCCGTTGCGTGCGCAGGCATTGCCGGATTTCACGCAGCTGGTCGAGCGCAATGCGCCGGCGGTGGTCAATATCACCGCGCGCAAGAATGCCCCTGACGTCAATGATCCATCACAGCTGAGCGAAGAGGAGGTGCCGGAAATCTTCCGTCGCTTCTTTGGAGATCCGCGCCAAATGCCGAATCCTGGCGGTGGCGAGCGCGTGTCCGGCGGTTCCGGCTTCGTCATTTCGGCCGACGGCTACCTGATGACCAACCACCATGTCGTGGACGGCGCCGACGAGGTCACGGTGCGCCTGAAGGATCGCCGCGAGTTCAAGGCCAAGGTCATCGGCAGCGATCAGCAAAGCGATGTCGCCCTGCTCAAGATCGAGGCCAGCGGCTTGACGGCAGCCACGCTTGGGGATTCGTCGAAACTGAAGCCTGGCCAGTGGGTGGTCGCGATCGGTTCGCCCTACAACCTCGACTTTTCGGTGACCGCGGGCATCGTCAGCGCAGTCGGCCGCAATCTCGGCGACGACCAGCGCTACGTACCCTTCATCCAGAACGATGCCGCGATCAACCGCGGCAACTCTGGCGGCCCGCTGTTCAATCTCGACGGTCAGGTCGTCGGCATCAATTCGCAGATCTTCTCGAATACCGGCGGCTCGATCGGCCTCAGCTTCGCGATTCCGATCGATTATGCGAACAAGGTCGTGGCGCAGTTGCGCAGCAAGGGCAAGGTGTCGCGTGGTTACCTCGGTGTGGGCCTGAATGAGATCGATGCGACCAAGGCCAAGGCTTTCGGACTGTCGCGCGTGACCGGTGCGCTCGTCGCCCAGGTCAATGCCGACACGCCCGCCGTGCGTGCCGGCCTCAAGGAAGGCGACGTGATCGTCAGCGTCGATGGCCAGAAGATCGAGCGCTCGGGCGATTTGCCGCCGATCATCGGCGCCACGGCACCGGGAACCAAGGTGACCCTCGGCATCGTCCGCGACGGCAAGCCGATGACGGTGCCGCTGGTCGTTGGCGAGTTGCCGGCCGACTTGACCGCCGGTGGCGGTCGCGGAACCGGTCCGGAAGCCGAACCGGTCAAGGGGGACGCATTGGGGCTCAATGTCCGCGAGTTGAGCGCCGACGAGCGCGAACAGTCCGGCATCGACAACGGCGTCCTCGTCGAAAACGTGACGGGCAGCGGCGCTCGCCGTATCGGGCTGCGCCCGGGCGACGTCGTCATCATGGTCGGGCGCAAGCGCGTGAACTCGGTGGCCGACTTCAAGGCCGCTGCGGCTGCGATCCCGAAAGGCGAGTCGGCGATGTTGCTGGTCCGTCGCGGCGGCAGCAACTCGTTCATCGCCTTGCCGCCGGAGGAATGA
- a CDS encoding sigma-E factor negative regulatory protein translates to MSDETVREQLSSLMDGELAPDSARFLSKRLGNDPELAATWERWHGLRDSLRQQGTLAPIDFCARVREAIDADEGMGALEARGPGRIWRGVAGGAIAAGVAVFALMLGGPVTTPEQAVPVEATLASVAPVTTSDLTPNWRLSPVADRQSFVLAQPQLNDEFDGYFVDHGLANGSAGALGIVSYVPVVAAPATRAEAAQLQTAGSAAR, encoded by the coding sequence ATGAGCGACGAGACCGTACGTGAACAACTGTCGTCCTTGATGGACGGCGAACTGGCGCCGGACAGCGCGCGTTTTCTGAGCAAGCGTCTGGGCAATGATCCCGAATTGGCGGCGACCTGGGAACGCTGGCATGGTCTGCGCGACAGTCTGCGCCAGCAGGGCACGTTGGCGCCGATCGATTTTTGCGCCCGGGTGCGCGAGGCGATCGATGCCGACGAGGGCATGGGCGCGCTTGAAGCGCGTGGCCCTGGCCGGATCTGGCGTGGCGTGGCCGGTGGCGCGATTGCGGCCGGTGTCGCGGTGTTTGCGCTGATGCTGGGTGGCCCGGTCACCACACCGGAGCAGGCCGTCCCGGTCGAGGCCACGCTGGCGAGCGTGGCACCGGTCACCACCAGCGATCTGACGCCGAACTGGCGTCTGTCGCCGGTTGCGGACCGTCAGAGTTTCGTTCTGGCGCAGCCTCAGCTCAACGATGAGTTCGACGGCTACTTCGTCGATCACGGCTTGGCCAATGGCAGCGCCGGGGCGCTCGGTATCGTGTCCTACGTGCCGGTGGTGGCGGCACCGGCCACGCGGGCCGAAGCGGCTCAACTGCAAACTGCCGGCAGCGCTGCCCGCTGA
- a CDS encoding MucB/RseB C-terminal domain-containing protein: protein MSAAQQAQSARAFEGVVVFMHDGRFDAVRVVQRPGEGGYQQVASLSGMPRALFRDGRETRIEAPGRAQRLPSMVFAAHVFDAGRVGESYQISDAAEERIAGFNARIVDAVARDDVRHSQRLWINPENGLLLGVALIGPRRETLQQVMFTSMVVDARSSGEAAAKAAVVAPAMAEVPVTLPKGFRLIAERIESARRSLILSDGLAMITLYLEPRSDELDRLTTLRRGATQLASRQLGHQRAVVVGEVPLTTAVDLANRAAQALND, encoded by the coding sequence TTGAGCGCCGCCCAGCAGGCGCAATCGGCGCGTGCTTTCGAAGGCGTCGTGGTGTTCATGCATGACGGCCGCTTCGACGCCGTGCGCGTGGTTCAGCGGCCTGGCGAAGGCGGTTACCAGCAGGTCGCCAGTCTCAGCGGAATGCCGCGTGCGCTGTTCCGCGATGGTCGAGAGACCCGGATCGAGGCGCCGGGTCGTGCCCAGCGCTTGCCATCGATGGTGTTCGCTGCGCACGTGTTCGATGCCGGTCGGGTGGGCGAGAGCTACCAGATCAGCGATGCCGCCGAGGAACGGATTGCCGGATTCAACGCACGAATCGTCGACGCAGTGGCTCGAGACGACGTCCGCCACTCGCAACGCTTGTGGATCAATCCGGAGAATGGCCTGCTGCTCGGCGTGGCCCTGATCGGACCGCGTCGCGAAACCCTGCAGCAGGTGATGTTCACGTCCATGGTCGTCGATGCGCGCAGCAGCGGCGAGGCAGCGGCCAAGGCAGCGGTGGTGGCACCGGCCATGGCCGAAGTCCCGGTCACGTTGCCGAAGGGATTCCGGTTGATCGCCGAGCGCATCGAGAGTGCGCGACGCAGCCTGATCCTGAGCGACGGACTGGCGATGATCACGCTCTATCTGGAACCGCGCAGCGACGAGCTTGACCGCCTGACCACGCTGCGACGCGGCGCAACCCAGCTGGCGTCGCGTCAGCTCGGGCACCAGCGTGCGGTCGTCGTCGGCGAAGTGCCGTTGACGACGGCGGTCGATCTCGCCAATCGCGCTGCCCAAGCGCTGAACGATTGA
- the lepB gene encoding signal peptidase I codes for MKLDFALILVVLTAVTGFVWAIDHLLFAKKRTARLGDAAKEPLLVEYSRSFFPVIFVVLIIRSFIAEPFRIPSSSMMPSLLIGDFILVNKFSYGIRIPVLNKEIIAIGKPKRGDVVVFKYPGKFPGDPAAGTDYIKRVIGVPGDTISYVEKVVYINGEPVEQVPIGRYEGVGQGQGMTGAQRSIEKLPGREHEILQSPYASAPPPLGDTWTVPEGGYLVLGDNRDNSEDSRYWGMVPEANLVGRAFFIWMNWDFENGGVDFGRIGSVIRGGE; via the coding sequence ATCAAGCTCGATTTCGCCCTGATTCTCGTGGTGCTGACGGCCGTCACCGGCTTCGTCTGGGCCATCGACCACTTGCTGTTCGCGAAAAAGCGCACTGCCCGGTTAGGTGATGCGGCCAAGGAACCTTTGCTGGTCGAGTACTCACGCTCGTTCTTTCCGGTGATCTTCGTCGTCCTGATCATTCGCTCGTTCATCGCCGAGCCGTTCCGGATTCCGTCCAGTTCGATGATGCCGTCACTGCTGATCGGCGATTTCATTCTGGTCAACAAGTTCTCCTACGGCATTCGCATTCCGGTACTGAACAAGGAAATCATCGCCATCGGCAAGCCAAAGCGCGGTGACGTCGTCGTGTTCAAGTATCCAGGGAAGTTCCCTGGCGACCCGGCGGCCGGTACGGACTACATCAAGCGGGTCATCGGCGTACCCGGCGACACCATCAGCTATGTCGAAAAGGTCGTGTACATCAATGGCGAACCGGTCGAGCAGGTGCCGATCGGCCGTTACGAAGGGGTGGGTCAGGGCCAGGGCATGACCGGCGCGCAGCGATCGATCGAGAAGTTGCCCGGCCGAGAGCACGAAATCCTGCAGAGTCCCTATGCGTCCGCACCACCGCCGCTCGGCGATACCTGGACCGTGCCCGAAGGCGGCTATCTGGTACTGGGCGACAATCGCGACAATAGCGAAGACAGCCGGTATTGGGGTATGGTGCCCGAGGCCAATCTGGTCGGCCGCGCCTTCTTCATCTGGATGAACTGGGATTTCGAGAACGGCGGCGTCGACTTCGGACGAATCGGTTCTGTCATCCGCGGAGGAGAATGA
- the lepA gene encoding elongation factor 4, translating to MKHIRNFSIIAHVDHGKSTLADRIIQICGGLEAREMEAQVLDSNPIERERGITIKAQSVSLPFTAKDGQTYLLNFIDTPGHVDFSYEVSRSLAACEGALLVVDAAQGVEAQSVANCYTAVEMGLEVLPILNKIDLPTADPEKVKKEIEAVIGLDATDAIQVSAKTGLNVRDVLEAIVEQIPPPKPGDCPQLQALIIDSWFDNYLGVVSLVRVMQGEIKPKDKILVMSTGRTHEVDQVGIFTPKRKVTDRLGPGEVGFVCASIKEVHGAPVGDTLTMAKDPAPSALPGFRKMQPRVFAGMFPTNADDYPDLREALEKLTLNDSSLHFEPESSEALGFGFRCGFLGMLHMEIVQERLEREYDLDLITTAPTVVYEILDTDGKVAPLDNPANLPPPNKIEEIREPIIQATILTPPDYVGNVISLCEEKRGSQVSINYLGSQVQIIYEMPLAEVVLDFFDRLKSASRGYASLDYHFLRFDPGSFVRLDVLINGDKVDALSSIVHRSQADRRGRDLCERMKDLIPRQMFDVAIQAAIGAQIIARSTVKAMRKNVLAKCYGGDATRKKKLLEKQKEGKKRMKQVGRVEIPQEAFLAVLQTDSK from the coding sequence ATGAAGCATATTCGCAATTTTTCGATCATCGCCCACGTCGACCATGGCAAGTCGACGCTAGCCGACCGCATCATCCAGATCTGCGGCGGTCTTGAAGCGCGCGAGATGGAAGCCCAGGTGCTCGACTCGAACCCGATCGAGCGCGAGCGCGGGATCACGATCAAGGCACAGTCGGTCTCGCTGCCGTTCACGGCCAAGGACGGACAGACCTATCTGCTGAACTTCATCGATACCCCGGGCCACGTCGATTTCTCGTACGAAGTTTCGCGCTCGCTGGCGGCCTGCGAGGGCGCGCTGCTGGTCGTCGATGCGGCGCAGGGCGTCGAGGCGCAGTCGGTCGCGAATTGCTACACCGCGGTCGAGATGGGTCTCGAGGTGCTGCCGATCCTGAACAAGATCGACCTGCCCACGGCCGATCCGGAAAAGGTCAAGAAGGAAATCGAGGCCGTGATCGGCCTCGACGCCACCGACGCCATCCAGGTCAGCGCCAAGACCGGGCTGAACGTGCGCGACGTGCTTGAAGCCATCGTCGAGCAGATTCCGCCGCCAAAGCCTGGCGACTGCCCGCAGTTGCAGGCGCTGATCATCGATTCCTGGTTCGACAACTATCTCGGCGTCGTCTCGTTGGTACGCGTGATGCAGGGCGAGATCAAACCCAAGGACAAGATCCTGGTGATGTCGACCGGGCGCACGCACGAGGTCGATCAGGTCGGCATCTTCACGCCGAAGCGCAAGGTCACCGACCGTCTCGGTCCGGGCGAAGTCGGGTTCGTCTGCGCATCGATCAAGGAAGTGCACGGTGCGCCGGTCGGCGATACCTTGACCATGGCCAAGGATCCGGCCCCGTCGGCGCTGCCGGGTTTCCGGAAGATGCAGCCGCGCGTGTTCGCCGGCATGTTTCCGACCAATGCAGATGACTATCCGGATCTGCGCGAGGCGCTGGAAAAGTTGACGCTGAACGACTCGTCCCTGCATTTCGAGCCGGAAAGTTCGGAAGCGCTCGGTTTCGGATTCCGCTGCGGTTTTCTAGGCATGCTGCACATGGAGATCGTGCAGGAGCGTCTGGAACGCGAATACGACCTTGACCTGATCACCACCGCCCCGACTGTGGTCTACGAAATCCTCGACACCGATGGCAAGGTCGCGCCGCTCGACAATCCAGCCAACCTGCCGCCGCCCAACAAGATCGAGGAGATCCGCGAACCGATCATCCAGGCGACGATCCTGACCCCGCCCGACTACGTGGGCAACGTCATTTCGCTGTGCGAAGAAAAGCGCGGCAGCCAAGTGTCGATCAACTACCTCGGTTCACAGGTCCAGATCATTTACGAAATGCCGCTGGCCGAGGTGGTGCTCGACTTCTTCGACCGGCTGAAATCGGCCAGCCGCGGCTACGCCTCGCTCGACTACCACTTCCTGCGGTTCGATCCCGGCAGCTTCGTGCGCCTTGACGTGCTGATCAATGGCGACAAGGTCGATGCACTGTCGTCGATCGTGCACCGTTCGCAGGCCGACCGCCGCGGCCGTGATCTGTGCGAACGCATGAAGGACCTCATCCCGCGCCAGATGTTCGACGTCGCCATCCAGGCCGCGATCGGGGCGCAGATCATTGCGCGCTCGACGGTGAAGGCGATGCGCAAGAACGTGCTCGCCAAGTGCTACGGCGGCGATGCCACGCGCAAGAAGAAATTGCTGGAGAAACAGAAGGAAGGCAAGAAGCGCATGAAGCAGGTCGGCCGCGTCGAGATCCCGCAGGAAGCTTTCCTCGCGGTGCTGCAGACCGACTCCAAATAA